GGCGGCATGAAGCTCAGCGGCGGCGCGCGCGAGCTGGGCCAGGAGGGACTCGAAGAGTTCATGGAGACAAAGCATGTTCACTGGGACTTCGAGATGCAGCCCAAGCCGTGGTGGTATCCGTACGGGGAAAAATAGAACAACGGAACAAAGAACAACGGAACAGAGAAGCCGTGCGTTGTGTTCTTTGTTCTTTGTTCGTCCAAAGCTATGACCGATCGCTACCGGATCACGCTCGAAGAATCGCCCGATCCCGCCGATACCGAGGCGCTTCGCCAGAGCCTCGACGCCTTCAACGAGGCGCATGTCGGCCCGACCAACTGGCGGCCCTTCGCGGTGTTCGTGCGCGACGCCAACAGCACGATCGTCGGCGGGCTGAGCGGCGGGACGTACTGGGGCTGGCTGTACGTCGAGATCTTCTGGCTCGACGAGCGGCTGCGGGGCCAGGGCTACGGCAGCCGTCTGCTGGCGATGGCCGAGCACGAGGCGATGGAGCGCGGCTGCACCTACGCCCATCTCGACACGATGAGCTTCCAGGCGCTGCCGTTCTACGAACGTCACGGCTACAGCGTCTTCGGCGTGCTGGACGATATGCCCGCCGGATCGGGGCAGCGCCGCTTCTGGCTCAAAAAGACGCTTCAGCCGATCGAGCAGCCTACCATGAGCAACGGATGACATGCTATGGACAATGCCAAAACCCGCGCCGCGTACGCCAAAGCCCGCTCGCTGATGCCCTACGGCGTCAGCTCCAACTTCCGCTACTGGGGCAACGATGCCACGCCGGTGATCAGTCGCGGCGACGGCGGCTGCGTCTATGATGCCGACGGCAACGAGTACATCGACTACCGCCTCGGCTTCGGGCCGGTGATCCTGGGCCACGGCCATCCCGCCGTGGTCGAGCGCGTGCAGCAGGCGATCACGGGCGGTACCTGCTTCGCGCTAACCAGCGAGTGGGAGATTCGCGCCGCCGAGAAGCTGCTGCGGATGCTCAAGTGGCCCGACCTGATGCGCTGGACGACCAGCGGCACCGAGGCGACGATGCACGCGATCCGCATTGCGCGCGCCCACACGGGCCGCGAGCGCATCCTCAAGTTCGAGGGCAACTACCACGGCAACCACGATTACCTGCTCTTCTCCACGGCGGGCGCGTGGCCCGGCTCGATGGGCAGCCGCCGC
The sequence above is a segment of the Herpetosiphonaceae bacterium genome. Coding sequences within it:
- a CDS encoding GNAT family N-acetyltransferase is translated as MTDRYRITLEESPDPADTEALRQSLDAFNEAHVGPTNWRPFAVFVRDANSTIVGGLSGGTYWGWLYVEIFWLDERLRGQGYGSRLLAMAEHEAMERGCTYAHLDTMSFQALPFYERHGYSVFGVLDDMPAGSGQRRFWLKKTLQPIEQPTMSNG